A segment of the Streptococcus dysgalactiae subsp. dysgalactiae genome:
GCAGAACTTTATGCCTTTTTCACGGAAATGGTTCCATATGTTGAACGTATAGGGACAGTAGTGTTAAGTTCATCATTAGAAGGACTAAGGTCTAAGGAAAGGCCTCAGATTGCTATTGAGCGCAAGGGAGGATTATTGGATATTTCCTTTGATTTTTCGACAATCGTGGAAGATGATATCGATGATGCCCTGACTGCCCTTTTTCAAAATAATTCTTATTTCGTGAGCCAATCGGGGCAGCTCGTTGTTTTTGACGAGGAGACGCAAAAGGTTAGTCATAGTTTACAAGAATTAAGAGCAAAACATCTCAAAAACGGGCATATGCAACTGGATGGCATTGCTGCTTTACAAGTGTCACAACTTTTTGAAGGAATGTCTTCAGTACACCTTTCGAAAGAGTTAGCAGAATTGGTGCATCATTTGCAACATCCGGAAACGTTTGCTATCAAACCGCTGGCGGTACAAGCTCAGGTAAGAGATTACCAAAGACAAGGGATTCAGTGGTTATCGATGTTAGACCATTATGGATTTGGCGGCATCTTAGCAGATGATATGGGACTTGGAAAAACCTTACAAACAATAGCTTTCATATCTAGTCAGCTGAGACCAGATAGTAAAGTATTGATTCTATCGCCTTCAAGTCTTATTTATAATTGGTTGGATGAATGCCAAAAATTCACTCCTCAGTTAGACGTTGTGGTTTCCTATGGCTTGAAGCAAGTCAGAGATCACCTTATTGAAGAAGGCCACCAGATTACGATTACAAGCTATTCTTCTTTTAGACAAGACTTTGAGACTTATCAAGCCTTCGAGTACGATTATTTGATTTTGGATGAAGCGCAAGTGATTAAGAATGGTCAGACAAAAATTGCGCAATGTTTGCGTGCTTTTAATGCCAAAAATTGCTTTGCTTTATCAGGGACACCGATTGAAAATAAATTGCTGGAAATTTGGTCCATTTTTCAAATTGTTTTACCAGGTCTTCTTCCTGCCAAAAAAGAGTTTTTAAAAATGACGGCCAAGCAGGTATCGCGATATATCAAGCCCTTTATTATGCGTCGTAAAAAAGAAGATGTCTTACCAGAATTGCCTAACCTCATTGAAATGACTTATCCAAATGAAATGACGGATAGCCAAAAAGCAATCTACTTAGCACAGCTAAGGCAAATGCATGATCAGATTCGAACTGCCAGTGATGCAGATATTAACCGTCGTAAAATTGAAATTTTGTCAGGGATTACGCGATTGAGGCAGATTTGTGATACTCCAAGTCTCTTTATGGACTACGATGGGGAAAGTGGTAAGTTAGAGAGCTTGCGAACTTTGTTACTACAAATCAAGGAAAACGGACACCGCGCCTTGATTTTCTCTCAATTTAGGGGAATGTTGGACTTAGCTAAGCAGGAGATGGATGCTTTAGGTCTCACTGCCTACCAAATGACAGGATCAACCCCTGCTAATGAGCGCCAAGAAATGACAAGAGCCTTTAATAACGGTTCTAAAGATGTCTTTTTGATTTCTCTTAAAGCAGGAGGGGTTGGACTCAATTTAACAGGAGCAGACACAGTGGTGTTAATTGACCTATGGTGGAATCCTGCCGTTGAAATGCAAGCTATCAGTCGCGCACATCGGATTGGGCAAGAAGATAACGTAGAAGTTTATCGCCTAATCACTCGAGGAACCATTGAAGAAAAGATTTTAGAACTACAAGAAAGCAAACGCAATCTGGTAACAACTGTCTTGGATGGGAATGAAAGCCGTGCAAGCATGTCTATTGAAGAAATTAAAGAGATTCTAGGTTTAGAAATCTAGAGATATTGGTCAGTTTCGATAAAGAAACTGACTTTTTCGATGTCGATAGTAAAAATTGATGAGAAGAACTACTTTTGTCTAGTGAAACTAGTAACAAGTAAGGGAGAAAAGCACGTGAGGTCGTCTCTTGACGTACGATCCAAGTGTTTTATTCAAGCAGAATTCTATAGGAATACTTTGAAAAATAAGAGTAATTACGCTATAATAAGGAATGCTACATGAAGGGAGAAGCAGAAAAAGGATGACAAATACTCAATTTCCTCTGGTTGCAGATGGTGTTCCGATTATTGACACAGCCAAGCAGATGGCTTTATACGAGAACGAAGACCTCATCACTAATATCCATGGCTATTATCAAGACAAGGATTATGATGATGTCACAAAAAATTACCAATTTGCAGACCAAGTCATGTCTCATCAAAGCTCTTCTTCTCATCAGCGTCTTCAAACCATCAACGAAGGTCGTAGCTATGCCAAAGAGGCACGTAAAAAGGCAAAACAAGATCTTAAAGAAAAAAGACAGGCTTATCTTGCCAAAGAGATGACTTATGTTCCTAAGCAAGTGCCAAAGACAAAACGTTCTGCTGAAACAGTTCTCCCTAAACAGAGACCTGAAACTGAGATGAGTCGCTTTACCGAAAAACTGCATCAAGAAGATTATATTTTAGCAGAGCTTCCTCGAGAGTATAAAGAGCCTGACAATCCATCACATCAAGGTTCAGCAAAGAAGAATAATTATGATTTTTTGAAGCGTAGCCAAATTTACAATAACAAAGAAACTAGAGAACAACGTGAAAAAACAATTGCGCAAGAGCTTAACCTAAGCCGATTCGAAGACCTTGAATAAGAGTATTTTTATCCGGCACAAGTAGGATTACAAAGGAGTTAAGATGTCAAAAATCTATCATTTTATCGGAATTAAGGGATCTGGGATGAGTGCCCTAGCTCTTATGTTGCATCAAATGGGACATAAGGTTCAAGGGAGTGATGTTGAAAAATATTATTTTACCCAGCGAGGCTTAGAACAAGCTGGAATCACGATTCTTCCTTTTAGCGGAGATAACATTACCAAAGATATGGAACTTATCGCGGGAAATGCCTTCCGTGAGGATAATAACAATGAAGTTGCCTATGCTATTCACCATGAGATTCCATTCAAACGCTATCATGAGTTTTTAGGAGACTTTATGAAGCAGTTTATTAGTTTTGGTGTGGCAGGTGCTCATGGGAAAACGTCAACCACAGGGTTATTGTCTCATGTCTTAAAGAATATTACGGATACTTCCTACTTGATTGGAGATGGCACTGGCCGTGGTTCAGCCAATGCTCAATATTTCGTTTTCGAATCAGATGAATATGAGCGTCATTTCATGCCTTATCACCCAGAATATTCCATTATTACCAATATTGATTTTGATCATCCTGACTATTTTACAGGGATTGATGATGTGCGAAGCGCCTTTAACGATTATGCCAAACAGGTTAAGAAAGCCTTGTTTGTCTACGGTGAAGATCAAGAATTAAAGA
Coding sequences within it:
- a CDS encoding DEAD/DEAH box helicase, which codes for MARLIPGRIRNEGIELYEQGLVRILDDHEGLLQAEVGPYHVQYGADDEDVTCQCDVFEARQYCKHIAAVEYFLKNDEEGKRFSEQLSDQTEHKAETQKMTSFGSLFLDSLAMNDDDTIKYRLSALGSRSPFSSDYWWSLKINRLPDDRSYVIRDIKGFLQLVKKEGFYQIGKNYFEQLSWLQFDKPSQELIDLLWRLSSDTDKGEQDNVFPNHGRHLRLPSGFFEEGIHLLTGLYDFSFEGPSQTYHHLFVRPLDAEAGLYHFKVEVHRKSIELQITEKNVQYFFDNTYLLYQDIFYHLSLKQAKMVQAIRSLPIDADLAKHIHFDLDDQAKLAASLLEFKQIGSVEAPKSFTIRDFDVTFQFDLVGQDEISCQLLFDYGYYQVADKATLDQLPFAGNYKKEEKINRCLKTFGFSPQFYSKKRLSSKAELYAFFTEMVPYVERIGTVVLSSSLEGLRSKERPQIAIERKGGLLDISFDFSTIVEDDIDDALTALFQNNSYFVSQSGQLVVFDEETQKVSHSLQELRAKHLKNGHMQLDGIAALQVSQLFEGMSSVHLSKELAELVHHLQHPETFAIKPLAVQAQVRDYQRQGIQWLSMLDHYGFGGILADDMGLGKTLQTIAFISSQLRPDSKVLILSPSSLIYNWLDECQKFTPQLDVVVSYGLKQVRDHLIEEGHQITITSYSSFRQDFETYQAFEYDYLILDEAQVIKNGQTKIAQCLRAFNAKNCFALSGTPIENKLLEIWSIFQIVLPGLLPAKKEFLKMTAKQVSRYIKPFIMRRKKEDVLPELPNLIEMTYPNEMTDSQKAIYLAQLRQMHDQIRTASDADINRRKIEILSGITRLRQICDTPSLFMDYDGESGKLESLRTLLLQIKENGHRALIFSQFRGMLDLAKQEMDALGLTAYQMTGSTPANERQEMTRAFNNGSKDVFLISLKAGGVGLNLTGADTVVLIDLWWNPAVEMQAISRAHRIGQEDNVEVYRLITRGTIEEKILELQESKRNLVTTVLDGNESRASMSIEEIKEILGLEI